The region AGCTGCCCATCATGCGGGCCAGCTCTCCTTCGCGGGTGTCTGCTTCTAAAGCTTCGATGTGAGTGTAGGTTCTTCCCTTTTCTTCCTTCTTGGAAATTTTCAGGTGGCGGCAGGCAAAACGGGCAAGCTGTGGGAAGTGAGTGATCAAAAGGATCTGTTTCCTCTCTCCCAATTCTTTTAGTTGCTTGCCGATCACTGCGGAAGTGCTTCCTCCGATGTTGGCATCGATTTCGTCGAAGACGATAGAAGTGTTTGTGCTGCTTTCAACCAGTTTGATGGCCAACAGAACACGGGAGAGCTCTCCGCCGCTTGCCGCTTTAGACACGGAAACAGGGTTTTCGCCCAGGTTGGGGGCTAAGTAAAACTCGATCAGGTCGTCCCCGGAGGCAGACCTAGGCTTAATGTTCATCTCGACGCTGAAGTTTGCACTCGGCATATTAAGTGTACGGATGGCTGCAGTTACCTTTTTTGCAAATATCTTGGCGAAATTCTGCCTAGCTAAGGAGAGTTCTTGAGCAAGCCTATCCGTGTGGGCGGTCAGCGAACGGATCTCTTGTTCTAAGGATTCTATCCTTTCATCGGCGTCAAAGGAAGATGAGAGCTCTTCTTTTAACTCTTTCCATCTTCTCAGCACGTCCTCAAGCCGCGGTCCGTACAACTTCTTAAGGCGCTCAATGGCTTTCAGACGCTCAGAGAGGAAATAGAGTCTTTCAGGGTTGATCTCAAGGTCGGAGAGCCTCAAGCTGAGAGTCCTTTCAACTTCTTTCATGTTAGCTAGGGCTTCTTTCGTCATTTCCAGCGGGTCTTTCAGCTTCTGGTCAATTCTGAGATACTCTTCTGTTTTCTTTCTGACAGCATTTAAGCCGCTGAGCACGCCGCTCTCATCATTGATAAGAATGTCTAAGATTCCCTGTAGGTTTTCCTTAAGCTCCTCCACATTGGAAAGAGTGGAGTACTCCTCAAAAAGGGCGTCATCTTCCCCTTCAAGCGGGGAAACAGCTTCGATCTCTTTTAGGTCGGCGGCCTTTTTGTCGAAGAGGGCTCTTGCCAAATCGATCGAATCAGTGAACTGCCGGAGTTCGGCCCTCTTTTCTGTGAGTGCATGAAAACTTTCCTGAAAGGTTACGCGAAGAGGGGTCAAATCTCCTATGGAATCTAGGATGATGAGGTGGTTGCCCACGTCGAAGAGCTCTTTTGCAGCCCTTTGTCCGACAAATTCCATCAGCAGGGGAGAAAGGGATTTTAGCGAAGCGAGCGTTGCCACCTCCCTGTTGATCCAGATGCGGCTCTTACCCTCTTTGCTAATTTCACGTTTGATGTGCAGCACAGAATCGTCGCTATCGATACCCATGGAGTTGAGTAATGCCGCTGCGCCATCGAGAGGGGAGAGCTCGAATAGCGCTTCGATGGAGGCTTTCTCCTGGCCTTTACGGACTAGAGCGGCATCGGCTTTAGCCCCCAATATCAACGACAGGGCCTCCATGATAGCGCTTTTTCCCGAGCCGGTTTCTCCGGTGAGAATATTTAAGCCCTTAGTGAATGCAATTTCTGCTTTGTCGATCAGGACAAAATCGCGGATAGTGAGTGAAAGGAGCATTGCTGTTTGAATTTTATAGTGTGTCTCTGGAACTGTCGATCAGCTTTTTCATCGATCCGGCGCTTTTCTCTGCAAGAAGCTGATCTTTGCCTACCGGTTCTGCTTTGAAGATGGCCTTGCCTTCATTGACTCCTACCACAGTGACTGTCACGTCGGGCTGGCCGGAAAACCTATAGAGTAGAAGCTTGGGCCAGCTGACGGCTGTTAATGAGCCGGTTTGCGAAAAGAGTTCTGACTCATTTACGATGGAGATAAGCTCCATTTGCTGGTCGAGATTGAGCGTGTAGGGTTTCTCTCCGATAGTCGCTGAGGAGCCGCGTATCCAGTTGGGGTTAATTCTTTTTTCAAAGTGCACCTCTTCTGTTTGCATGTAGTTAATCAGTCTCTGGACAAGCAAGACTCCCGACAGGGTGACGGCAACAGCGATCATCACGAGAAGCGGCTTGACTTTCATGGTCAACTCCCTTTGAAAAATAATAACTTATACCGAAAGCGTCTCAAAAATCACAGATTTTAAGCGCACGCTGCCATGCAACCTGGAAATTGGTGGAGAGGGCGGCGTACGAAATGTAATAGTTTAGCGACTATAGATTCAATGGTTATCTTGGATTTCAAAATAAGTTTTAAAGTGTGTCTTCGCAGTCTCTGTAAGTCGCACTTTGCCGAAGCGGCGAGCAAAATCGTTGGCCGCGGCGATTGTCTTGGATGAAGCTCCTTTTGGAAACGGCATGCCATAACTTTTTTCAAGGCCCATCATCCCAAGGAGGAATCCCTCTCTTGCCAGAATGGAAGCGGCCGCTACGACTACATCCTCTTCGCCTTTATGTCTCTGTGTCAGGTCGATATCTTTCTGCTTTTTCATGAGGGCATTTTTTACGACATGCTCGCTCGCAAACTGGTCGATGATCGCTCTTTTGCAACCTGTTCGTTGGGCCAGATTTGAGATAGCTTGTGCATGGCCCCAGGCGAGGAGCGTGTTTAAATTGCCGAATTTTGCGTACAGTTCGTTGTATTTGGCCGGCGATATGCGGATCACGTCGTGATGGACAGTTGCCCTGATTTTTTTAGCCAGCTGCAGGATATTGGCATCCTTCAGCGCCTTCGAGTCTTTGCAGCCTATTTCAAGAAGTTTGGGAATAGTCGATTCATCGCCATAAACTGCCGCAACGACGAGGGGGCCAAAAAAATCTCCTTTCCCGGATTCATCGACTCCGATTCTCGGAGAGGTGTCCACATAGGCCTCTTTGCTTGTGTGAGCGAAGGTTCCGAGGATCTCAGGCTCCAGGTAGAACTCGATCAGCTCCTGACTGTCTTTGCCCTGTACTGTTAGTTTGCCGCTCTGGTAGAGAGTGACCGAGAGGCGCTCTTTGCGGGCGGAAAAAACGGTGTATGCGGGCCGTGTGATAGAAAACCCTCTCTCGGTCAAGTCGCTTTCGATTTTGCCACCCAGGGCGAGATCTATCTTGGCCACAAAGACCGGGCTTTTTTTGGGTTCTTCCATAATCAGGGCCGTCCGGAAAATTTCGATGGTGTCGATTATAGAGTGCCTTAATCCCTGAAGTCAACCGCTAACGTAGAACCTCGTTGTCTCGTTTTACAAATTGGCTTGTGGGGGGCTAGACTAAAACTGAAATCCTGCCATTTTAGTTTATGGACAGTCCCTTAGTACAGGGCCTAAGAAGTTGATCGATCTGAACAGGGCAAGAGTTAAAAGGGGGTAAATGTAAAGAATAGTGTTTCAGTGGGATGTGGCAGACGAGAGGCGGCATGCCAATGCAATGTTATTTTTGACGCCTCCAAAAGAAGGACTTCGATCGATGAGCGACTTAATCTGCAAGTTGGCGGTCACATCCTGCAATTACTCATGGAAATAAAGGTGTTTTAAGAGGTAACATGGTCACTTGATAGGTAGCATTAGGCCCCATCGTCGGGACCGGGTCTTTGTTTATTTTAGCCTTAGGAATGTGGAAGGAGAGTTATGATGGACGAGCAGCTTCTTGAGCTGGGCGAGCAATTCAAACAAAAGCGGAAAGAGAGAAATTTGACTTTGAAGGAAGCTGAGAATGCGACTTCAATCCGCGTAACCTATCTTCAGGCTATTGAGAATGGGGATCTCAGCAAGCTCATCTCACCCATCTACGCTGAAGGTTTTGTCAAGCAATATGCTTCATACCTGGGTCTTGACGGTGAGACGATCGTCCGGGAGAATATGGAAGTTTTAAGGCGGGCTATCTCGCAGGATTTTGCTTATGGCATTGGAACCCTGGAAGTGAGGGAAAATCCCGGTGCCAAGGTAAAATGGCTTCCCAACGCCTTCTGGATCGCAGGTTTTTTGGCGCTGTTGCTCTTTTCTTGGTGGCTTGCCAAATATCTTGAGGTCCTTTAATGGATAAGCCTGCAAAGCCCAGAAGTCTAATCGCTCTGTTTGCGAGCGGCTTTTTGATGGGGCTTGCCGATCTGATACCAGGCATATCGGGAGGTACTGTCGCCTTCATTTTAGGAATCTGGGAGGAGCTGATCCTTTCGATTAAAAATGTGTCTGGCGCAGCTTTGGCGTTTGTAATGCGGAAGAAGGGGCACGAGAGCGCCGGTGTGAAATCCCTTCTTTTCCTCGGACCAGTTCTCCTGGGGATCGGGCTTGCCATATTGCTCTTCACAAAAGCTGTCGATCAACTGCTCAACAATCCGGTGGAGAGGGTGTATCTCTACAGCGCCTTTTTTGGACTGATCATCGCCTCTTGCGTTCTGTGCCTAAGCAAAATCAGCAGCTGGTCCCGGCCACGGTACATGCTCTTTTTTATATCGGCCGCTGCCGCCTTTTACCTGACGAATGCCAAACCGGGAGAAGTATCCGGTCAACCCCTCTACACCTTGCCTCTCGATAAATCCTTGGCCACATCTGCAACTCAACCTCTGAACAACTACGATAGAGGTCTCCATCGCCTGACGGGGGTGGATGAGACGACGCTTGCCGCCATGAAGGCAAAAGGAATTATCAGTAGTGATCAGACGGTTATAGATGAGACGACCGGCACTGTGCTTACTTTACGAGATATTTCCCTCAAAAAAGAGGGGAGTGCGCTTAATTTTTGGGTCATATTCTGCGGCGCCGCCGCCATTTCGGCAATGCTTCTGCCCGGTATTTCCGGCAGTTTTTTGCTGGTTGTGCTGGGGATGTATCCGACCGTGATCGGTAACGTTGCCGACTTTATCAATGCCCTGCAGAACGGACACCTTGACTGGGGCAGTTGTTTGTTTCTTCTCCAGTTTGCCTTAGGGATATTGCTGGGTGCTGCTTGCTTTTCCAAGGTGATCGGAGCTCTTTTTGAGAGATATCACGACAATGGGATGGCGTTGGTGGCAGGTTTTGTCGCCGGTTCGTTAGGTGTTGTGTGGCCTTTTTGGTCCTATGGATATGTGCTGGATCCCATCAAAATTGAGAAAGGAGCGCGTCTTATTGCTGTCGAGCCCATTATTCCCGGGTTCCAGGAGATGGCTCACTGCCGCTTTGTCATTCAGCGCTGTCTTTGTGATAGAATACGTCGCTAACAGAAAGAAGAGGGGTCCCAAATTCAACGGAAAGGCATGTTGAGTTGGCGGTGTGGACTGCTTTTTTAAGATTTTAAGACAGGTTCATAGAATACACGGGTTAGAAAGAGGCCTTTTGCCGGAGCAGTAATGCCGGCTCTCGTCCTGTCTTTACTAAGAAAAACCTCCTCAATGTCGCTGGCGTTAAGCTTACCCATTCCGATATATGCAAGGGTTCCGGCGATATTGCGGGCCATTTTGTACAGGAAGTGGTCTGCTCTGATTGCGATTGCGATCTCCTCTTTCGACTCTTCGATCCGGATTTCCATCAGGTTTTTGACTGCATCTTTTTCATCTCCACCCTTGCAGGCGTTGGAGAACCCGCTGAAGTCCTTTTTCCCGACAAAAAGAGGGGCAGCTTCCCGCATCGCTTCTACAGATTTTATGAAAGGACAATGCCAGGAGTAGAGTCTTTTGAAAGGCAGCTCGACTTGTGTCCGGGAGATGTAGTAGTGATACTCTTTGGCCACGACATCCAGTGTGGGATGGAATTTGTCAGGTGCTATCTCGCCACTCATAACGCGGATATCGTTCGGCAGTATGCAGTTCAAGCTGTAGACTAGCTTCGATAAGTTGAGAGGGGATTCTGTGAAGAAATTGACAACCTGTCCTCGGGCGTGAACGCCCCTGTCGGTTCTTGATGCCGCTTGCAGGCTAAGGGGGTGCCTCAATATAGTTTGAAGCGCTTTTTCAAGCTCCTCTTCTACGCTAGGTCCGGTTATGGTTTTCTGCCACCCGAACAGGTTGCTGCCATCATAGGCGATGACAAGTTTGACATTAGCCATGATGCGGGATTGTTTCGATGAAGAGAATCACGCCTTCGGCCACCCTCTGAATGGCTAGGAGAATCAAAATCATGCCCATCAGTCTCTCCGCCGCCAGCAGCCCATTCTCTCCAAGAAATGAGCGGATTTCATGAGAAAATGATAAAATGAGCAGGCCAAGGCACCACGCAATAGCCATTGCTAAAAGCACAAAGAAAAACTCCTCTTCATGAGAGAAGAGCA is a window of Estrella lausannensis DNA encoding:
- the recN gene encoding DNA repair protein RecN, coding for MLLSLTIRDFVLIDKAEIAFTKGLNILTGETGSGKSAIMEALSLILGAKADAALVRKGQEKASIEALFELSPLDGAAALLNSMGIDSDDSVLHIKREISKEGKSRIWINREVATLASLKSLSPLLMEFVGQRAAKELFDVGNHLIILDSIGDLTPLRVTFQESFHALTEKRAELRQFTDSIDLARALFDKKAADLKEIEAVSPLEGEDDALFEEYSTLSNVEELKENLQGILDILINDESGVLSGLNAVRKKTEEYLRIDQKLKDPLEMTKEALANMKEVERTLSLRLSDLEINPERLYFLSERLKAIERLKKLYGPRLEDVLRRWKELKEELSSSFDADERIESLEQEIRSLTAHTDRLAQELSLARQNFAKIFAKKVTAAIRTLNMPSANFSVEMNIKPRSASGDDLIEFYLAPNLGENPVSVSKAASGGELSRVLLAIKLVESSTNTSIVFDEIDANIGGSTSAVIGKQLKELGERKQILLITHFPQLARFACRHLKISKKEEKGRTYTHIEALEADTREGELARMMGSCVL
- the rnhC gene encoding ribonuclease HIII, with amino-acid sequence MEEPKKSPVFVAKIDLALGGKIESDLTERGFSITRPAYTVFSARKERLSVTLYQSGKLTVQGKDSQELIEFYLEPEILGTFAHTSKEAYVDTSPRIGVDESGKGDFFGPLVVAAVYGDESTIPKLLEIGCKDSKALKDANILQLAKKIRATVHHDVIRISPAKYNELYAKFGNLNTLLAWGHAQAISNLAQRTGCKRAIIDQFASEHVVKNALMKKQKDIDLTQRHKGEEDVVVAAASILAREGFLLGMMGLEKSYGMPFPKGASSKTIAAANDFARRFGKVRLTETAKTHFKTYFEIQDNH
- the truA gene encoding tRNA pseudouridine(38-40) synthase TruA, producing the protein MANVKLVIAYDGSNLFGWQKTITGPSVEEELEKALQTILRHPLSLQAASRTDRGVHARGQVVNFFTESPLNLSKLVYSLNCILPNDIRVMSGEIAPDKFHPTLDVVAKEYHYYISRTQVELPFKRLYSWHCPFIKSVEAMREAAPLFVGKKDFSGFSNACKGGDEKDAVKNLMEIRIEESKEEIAIAIRADHFLYKMARNIAGTLAYIGMGKLNASDIEEVFLSKDRTRAGITAPAKGLFLTRVFYEPVLKS
- a CDS encoding DUF368 domain-containing protein, which codes for MDKPAKPRSLIALFASGFLMGLADLIPGISGGTVAFILGIWEELILSIKNVSGAALAFVMRKKGHESAGVKSLLFLGPVLLGIGLAILLFTKAVDQLLNNPVERVYLYSAFFGLIIASCVLCLSKISSWSRPRYMLFFISAAAAFYLTNAKPGEVSGQPLYTLPLDKSLATSATQPLNNYDRGLHRLTGVDETTLAAMKAKGIISSDQTVIDETTGTVLTLRDISLKKEGSALNFWVIFCGAAAISAMLLPGISGSFLLVVLGMYPTVIGNVADFINALQNGHLDWGSCLFLLQFALGILLGAACFSKVIGALFERYHDNGMALVAGFVAGSLGVVWPFWSYGYVLDPIKIEKGARLIAVEPIIPGFQEMAHCRFVIQRCLCDRIRR
- a CDS encoding helix-turn-helix domain-containing protein, with product MDEQLLELGEQFKQKRKERNLTLKEAENATSIRVTYLQAIENGDLSKLISPIYAEGFVKQYASYLGLDGETIVRENMEVLRRAISQDFAYGIGTLEVRENPGAKVKWLPNAFWIAGFLALLLFSWWLAKYLEVL